The Entelurus aequoreus isolate RoL-2023_Sb linkage group LG23, RoL_Eaeq_v1.1, whole genome shotgun sequence genome has a window encoding:
- the LOC133640610 gene encoding gastrula zinc finger protein XlCGF57.1-like: MCERTIAEYEEELCPTKEEKERQHQKHQVVLHRTDIQEECLPHLQGDSFTSEYPQPSHFKGDEGDPQPPYFKEEEEGECPVGQEEADLTKFPLTVVSVKTEEHEDKPPESSQLHHSPKVCEEHLHPEQQKWSFRMRTEEPQPSHIKKEEVYPLIPHFKEEEEDPLTPHFKEEAVDPLSPHIKDEEEDPLTPHIKEEEEEHSISQQGEHLEGLEEVDVTKMPVTGVPVKSEGDEVKGESEENKEAELPCSSSTQHMTTEADGDHCGGSQADKLLAPLSDSEDTTSHSPDTDDEDSKDDKTCHTDNTHFTCSHCDKTFKSSNLKRHMRTHTGEKPFSCSICGKDFTHRHDLKIHMRIHTGEKPFSCTECGKSFVRNQSLKAHIRTHTGEKPFLCSECGKDFTHRQHLKIHMRIHTGENPFSCSECGKSFVRNLSLKEHMRTHTGEKPFLCSICGKDFTHSQHLKRHMRTHTGEKPFSCSTCSKDFTQKHHFKAHMRIHTGEQPFSCSICGKDFTRRDHFKKHMRTHTGEQPFSCSICGKDFTRRDHFKKHMSTHTGEKPFSCSVCCKSFIQRQHLKRHMITHTGEKPYSCSICSKDFTQKHHFKAHMKTHTGEKP, from the exons atgtgcgaaagaacgatagcagagtacgaggaggaactttgtccaacaaaagaggagaaggagcgacaacatcaaaaacatcaagttgtgttacacagaacag ACATCCAAGAAGAATGTCTCCCTCATCTGCAGGGGGACAGTTTCACTTCAGAGTATCCACAGCCctcacattttaaaggggacgagggggatccacagcccccctattttaaagaggaagaggagggagagtgtcctgtagggcaggaggaggctgatctcaccaagtttccactgactgttgtctctgtgaagactgaagagcatgaagacaaaccacctgagtcctcacagcttcatcacagtccaa aggtctgtgaagaacatcttcaccctgagcaacagaagtggagcttcaggatgcggacggaggagccacagccctcccacattaagaaggaagaggtatacccactgatcccccattttaaagaggaagaggaggacccactgacaccccattttaaagaggaagctgtggatccactgagccctcacattaaggatgaagaggaggacccactgacccctcacattaaagaggaagaggaagaacacagcatcagtcagcagggagagcatcttgaaggactggaggaggttgatgtcaccaagatgccagtgactggtgtccctgtgaagagtgaaggtgatgaggtcaaaggtgagagtgaggagaaTAAAGAGGCGGAGCTTccatgcagcagctcaactcaacacatgacaacagaagctgatggagaccactgtggaggatcacaagcagacaagctcttagctccactatcagatagtgaggacacaacgtcacactctcctgacactgatgatgaagactctaaagatgataagacatgtcacactgacaacacacacttcacatgttctcactgtgacaaaacttttaaatctagtaatttgaaaagacacatgagaacacacactggagaaaaacctttttcatgttcaatctgcggtaaagattttactcataggcacgatttgaaaatacacatgagaatacacactggagaaaaacctttttcctgcacagaatgtggtaaaagttttgtaagaaatcaaagtttaaaagcacacataagaacacacactggagaaaaaccttttttatgTTCTGaatgcggtaaagattttactcataggcaacatttgaaaatacacatgagaatacacactggagaaaaccctttttcctgctcagaatgtggtaaaagttttgtaagaAATCTAAGTttaaaagaacacatgagaacacacactggagaaaaaccttttttatgttcaatctgcggtaaagattttactcatagtcaacatttgaaaagacacatgagaacacacactggagaaaaacctttttcgtgTTCAACCTgcagtaaagattttactcaaaagcaccatttcaaagcacacatgagaatacacactggagaacaacccttttcatgttcaatctgcggtaaagattttactagAAGGGACCATTTcaaaaaacacatgagaacacacactggagaacaacctttttcatgttcaatctgcggtaaagattttactcgaagggaccatttcaaaaaacacatgagtacacacactggagaaaaacctttttcatgttcagtatgttgtaaaagttTTATACAAAGACagcatttgaaaagacacatgataacacacacaggagaaaaaccttattcatgttcaatctgcagtaaagattttactcaaaagcaccatttcaaagcacacatgaaaacacacactggagaaaaaccttaa